A window of Rubricoccus marinus contains these coding sequences:
- a CDS encoding choice-of-anchor B family protein, which translates to MRKILLSSLLTVGLFGCSGTRDMGDMTPPPPPAPTAPTQASYEPMAECDNGKAGEYDCGSVDLVSHISVEEMGSGRGNDIWGWTDSETGIEYALVGMDDGTVFVSLENPASPLNLGKMPTTTEASVWRDLKTYADHVFVGSEAPGHGMQIFDLTRLRGLSADPARTFEPDALYEGFGSSHNIVMDEESGFVYGVGAVSNGVGTTLPASCGPKGFHAVDVRDPQNPKFSTCFSDAERDVAPRSGPGYTHDAQCLVYDGPDADYTGKQLCFAANEDVVTIFDVSDKSNVTIISMANYPRHAYSHQGWLTEDQRYFLLNDELDEISGNSPTQRTLVFDFEDLDNPSFAYEWDSGLTVIDHNNYILGDFSYQSNYKAGLRIIDVSKVAEGTLTEAAFFDTFPQGQDVQFGGQWSNFPYFDSGLVIANDSQNGLFVLKPNLDGPSL; encoded by the coding sequence ATGCGCAAGATTCTACTCTCGTCCCTCCTCACCGTCGGCCTGTTCGGCTGCAGCGGCACCCGCGATATGGGGGACATGACACCTCCGCCGCCACCGGCGCCGACCGCACCAACCCAGGCTTCCTACGAGCCCATGGCGGAGTGCGACAACGGTAAAGCCGGGGAGTACGACTGCGGCTCCGTCGACCTCGTCTCCCACATCTCCGTTGAGGAGATGGGATCTGGCCGCGGCAACGACATCTGGGGCTGGACCGACAGCGAGACCGGCATCGAGTACGCCCTCGTCGGCATGGACGACGGGACGGTCTTCGTTAGCCTGGAGAACCCCGCATCGCCCCTCAACCTCGGCAAGATGCCGACCACGACGGAGGCTTCCGTGTGGCGCGACCTCAAGACCTACGCGGACCACGTCTTCGTCGGCAGCGAGGCGCCCGGCCACGGGATGCAGATCTTCGACCTCACGCGCCTCCGCGGCCTCTCCGCAGACCCCGCGCGGACGTTCGAGCCCGACGCGCTCTACGAAGGCTTCGGCAGCTCCCACAACATCGTGATGGATGAGGAGAGCGGCTTCGTCTACGGCGTCGGCGCGGTCTCCAACGGCGTCGGCACGACGCTCCCGGCCTCTTGCGGCCCCAAGGGCTTCCACGCCGTGGACGTGCGCGACCCGCAGAACCCGAAGTTCTCGACGTGCTTCTCGGACGCTGAGCGCGATGTCGCGCCCCGCTCCGGCCCCGGCTACACGCACGACGCGCAGTGCCTCGTGTACGACGGCCCCGACGCGGACTACACCGGCAAGCAGCTCTGCTTCGCCGCCAACGAGGACGTCGTGACCATCTTCGATGTCTCGGACAAGAGCAACGTGACCATCATCTCGATGGCGAACTACCCGCGTCACGCCTACTCCCACCAGGGATGGCTGACCGAGGACCAGCGCTATTTCCTGCTCAACGACGAGCTGGATGAGATCAGCGGCAACTCGCCCACGCAGCGCACGCTCGTGTTCGACTTCGAGGACCTCGACAACCCCTCGTTCGCGTACGAGTGGGACTCCGGCCTCACGGTGATCGACCACAACAACTACATCCTGGGCGACTTCTCGTACCAGAGCAACTACAAGGCGGGTCTCCGCATCATCGACGTCTCCAAGGTTGCTGAGGGCACGCTGACGGAGGCGGCGTTCTTCGACACGTTCCCGCAGGGCCAGGACGTCCAGTTCGGCGGGCAGTGGAGCAACTTCCCGTACTTCGACAGCGGCCTCGTGATCGCGAACGACAGCCAGAACGGCCTGTTCGTGCTCAAGCCCAACCTCGACGGGCCGAGCCTCTAA